The DNA segment AGTATTGAATAGTAAGCTTGTATTAAATCTACTGGAGATGTGTATTTTATAGGATAGCCTTTTGGTACATTATTTTTGCTTTCATTATAATCCTTAAATTCATATTTAAGTTTCATAGAAGCTTCTTTGGAAGGCCTTTGAAATCTTTCATCATAAGAGTCTTTATCTAAGTTTAGAGAAGTTAAGGTATGTACATCCTCTACTTTTATATCTCTTGTGTGTATGTATGCCCCTATTTGATATCCCTCATCTTTATAGAACATAATTCCATATACAGCTAATATTATTGCTACTATTATAACAATAGTTAATCTTTTTTTTATGTACTTTTTATAATTCAGCATAAATTACCTATTCCTTTCTCTCCTTTTGCTTTCTATACATATGAGGCAAATAGACAATTTATGTTATATATCTTAATTTTTAATGTATATTTATTTCTTTCTTAAATCTTTAAAAAAATCTTTAATAATATCAGAACATTGATTTTGCAATACATTCCAAGTTACATCTAATCTATGATTAAGCTTATCATTTTGTACTATATTTAAAACTGAACCACATCCACCCATCTTTAAATCTTTAGATCCTATAACTAATCTTTCAATTCTTGAATTAACTATAGCACCTGCACACATAGGGCAAGGCTCTATAGTAACATACAAAGTACATCCTATAAGTCTCCACCCACCTAAAATATTACTAGCTTTTTTTATAGCTATAATCTCCGCATGAGCTGTAGGATCTTTTAAAGTTTCTCTCATATTATATCCTCTAGATATAACTTCTCCATTTTTAACTATAATTGCCCCTACTGGAACCTCTCCTATTTCTTTTGCCTTACGAGCTTCATCTAACGCTAACCTCATATAATAATAATCATCCATATTTTTCACCCTTAACAAATTAAGTTATAGTAAACTTACTAAAACTATATTTAAATAATAATAGGTATAAAGTTATGCATAACTTTATACCTATTATTAACATCAGTTTAATATAATATTTTATATTTTAACATGCTTATTAGTCATTGTCGATTTATTTTAATATCTACAAATATTTTTCATAATCAAACACTTTAAAATCTGCTAGCAACTTCTTTAGCTTTTAATATAGAATTATTCTTAATTTCTTCTGCCTTATCCGGCATTTGAGCTATTCCTTCAACTAATATGGTTTCTATATCAGTAATCCCTACAAAATTTAATATAGTTTTCATATGAGAATTCCCATGTTCAAATTGTGAATAGTCTCCTTCTGAAAATACACTTCCTGAAGCTTGTATATGAAGTGCTTTTCTACCATGTAATAATCCAACAGGTCCATTTTCAGTATACTTAAATGTTTTCTTTGCTATGCATATAGTATCTATGTATGCTTTCATTATAGGAGGAAATCCAAAGTTCCATAGTGGAGTAACAAACACGTATTTATCAGCATCTATAAACTGATCAGTAAGTTTATCTATTCCACTCACTTTTTTCTTTTCTTCTTCACTTAAGCTATTAAAGTCTGTACCTTGTGAAAGTTTTCCCCAAGCATTAAAAACGTCTTCATCTATATAAGGAACATACGTCTTATAAAGATCTAAATTTATGATTTCGTCATTTGGATTTAATTTCTTATATTCTTCTAAAAAAGCCTCCCCTACTGTTAAACTATAAGACTGCTCCACTGATTTTGGATTTGATGTTATATACAATATTTTTGACATATTCATCTTTCCCTTCTATTTTATAAAATTTAGTATTATATATTATTTGCTTTAACACTTACTTTTATAATACATTTGAACTGTTATTCTCTACTTTACCGATTTGACTTTCAGTTTTTTTATACCCCTTATAATTTATTGTGAAACTTTTACTAATTATTATTTTTTGTATTTATTTTTATTACTAGGGTAAATATAAAATAACTAAAATTTTTAACAACTATAGAATATTAATGGAGGAATAATTATGTTAAATAAAATAGATAGCAGAAATATGGGTAAAAGTGATTTAGGATGGTTAAAAAGTACATTTCATTTTTCTTTTGCAGAATATTTTAATCCAGATAATATAGATTTTGGAGTATTAAGAGTTATAAATGATGATCTTATTCAACCAAATACAGGATTTGATACTCACCCACATAAAGATATGGAAATTGTAACTTATATAATAGATGGTGAACTAACTCATAAAGATAGTATGAATAACGAAAGAACTCTTTCAAGAGGAAATGTGCAATATATGAGTGCTGGAACAGGAGTATATCATAGTGAACATAATCTAGGAAGCACTCCTCTTAGATTATTACAAATATGGGTTTATCCTAATGAGAAAAATCTCACACCAAACTATGGTGATTATATATTTCCCTGGGAAGATAGAGAAAACAAATGGCTCCATATTATTTCAAGTAAAGATGGGAATGCTCCAGTAAAGATAAATCAAGATATAAACTTTTATGTACTAGAATTAGATTCAGGTAAAAGTATAGACTTTTCTATAGATAAAGGAAGGCAGGCATATCTAGTCCAAATAGAAGGTAATTCAACAATAAACAATATAGATATGAATTCAAAAGATGCTATGGAGATAATAGAAGAAGATATTCATATAAAATCAATTGAAACTTCTCATTTACTCTTAATTGAAATGAAAAAAAGCTAAAAAAATATATTTACAATTTAGCAGTCTAAAAAATTAATAATAAAGGTGAACCTCCTTTTAATAAATAGCTTTTTTAAAAATTTATCAAAGGAGGTTTCTATTACTTATTTTATAGTAGTCATTAATTATATTAAGTTCCTAATATGGTGAAATATATTTTTTAGTTTAAATCTCACTATGTCCTAATTTTTAATTGTAACTTTTTTAAACATCTTCATTAAGTTATAAAAGTATACTTGTTCATTATATTTACAAAAATAATCTTTACCTAATATATCATTATCCATCCAAAAGCTATTAGCTCTACATCCCCCTCCGCAAATATAACGAATATCACAATCTTTACAGCCATATACTCCATCAACTTCAAGATTTCTAAATTCATTTATTATTTTTGAAGTATTATAAATATTTTCTAACGAATCATTTTTTATATTTCCACAACTAAAATCATCATGATGTAACATTTGACAAGGATAAACATTACCATCTGATGAAATACTAAGAACTGATGTTCCCGCACCACATATCTGTGCCTTTGTTCCAATTTTATAAATGTTATCAGTTAACAAAATGTTGTCTTTCTCAGGTAAATTAGTTATATGTTCGATAAATTCTTCTGGTGTAAATGCCATTGATGCTACTTCTTTACCTTTTCCAATCTTAAGCATAGGAGTAAACTGGAACTTAACTTCTGGAAATTCTTTATTAATATTTAAAATATCATAAAAGTTTTTCTTTGTAACAGTTGCAGCTAGTCTCACCTTTACATTGTGCTTTAACAATAAATCTACTGCATTAGAGACTGCTTTATAATGTCCTTTTTTTCCTCTTAACCAATCATTCATTTCTTCATTTGTAGAATCCAAACTCATCTGTACTGTATCAAATAAGTCAGCATATGAAGAAATATTTTCTTGACTAATGAGTAATCCATTCGTTTGAAGAGTATTTTTAATGCCTATTTGCTTTGCATAACTGGCAATTTCCATTAAGTCTGAAAACAAGCATGGTTCTCCACCTGTATAAACAATATCAGGATTATCATCAGATATATTCTTAAATGATGTAATAACTTTCTTTATGTCATCCTTACTCAAACAATCTGAAGAATTATTTATATCACGAAAACAATATAAACATTTAGAATTACATTTGTCAGTTAGCACGAGATATAGTGTAGATACCTTTGATGCTTTCTCAATCTCATTAATTTCAGTTGGATAGTTTAAAGCAATATTTTTAACAAGCTGAATGTATGATTCTTGTAGAGAATCTGGAATAGAAACATTTATCTTATGTATTAATTCATGTACTGTTGATTGTCCATCTAGTAGTTTAAGTCCTAAAAGCTGTGATGAAGACAATCTAAACCAAAAATTAACTTCAGGCTCTATAATGAAATAATCATTTTGGTTTCTATATGTTTTGAATGAAGAATGATGTGGTAAAACTAAATTTTCAAACTGTTCTATGATAATACTCCTCCTTACTATTTCTAACTTTATCTTTCATAAGAACAAACTTATATATATTTAGTAGACCTAGTAAAAAAATATATAAGAATATTTATCTTTTTATCTTCTTACCTTCAATTATACTAAGTCTACTTTTCTAGAGCTTCTACTCCATTTATACTTCTAAGCTTTTACCGCCACCTCCACCGCCTCCGCAACTGCTGGTAATATTACACTTACATAAACATCTAGCAAAGTTGTTTATCGGTTCGATATTACCTGATTCTTCATCAATTACAAACGTAAATGAATTATCTTGTGAAATAAAGCTTTGACTACCATCAGTCATACTGTTACATTCTGCTTCAACATCTTCTAATTGTTTTATATTAATTAGCATCTTCTTACTCATCTTTTTCACCTCCATTTAGGTTTTATTTTTCTCAATATCCTATGAAATATGCATAATAAAACCCAATAATAGGAGCTTAATCAAAACATAGGTAGTACAATATATACACTAATAACAAATATCATCTTAAAAGTTATTGATCTTTAATAAATGTAAAATATCCAATGTTTTTTTGCATAAAAAAAGAGCCTAGCGGCTCTTTATAGGTTATTTAAAATGGGTAATTACGTAAAAGTTTACTTTATTAATAACCTTGTACATATTATCCTATATTTACTAATCTTAGTAAACAGTTTCGATAAAACTAGCTAAAACATTTTAGATTCTTACATAATAACCTAAATTTTTTAATTTATAATTTTGCATATTAATTTAATTTTATAAAGACTCTATAGTTAGTAATATTATTTATCTAAGAAATTCTTGCATTTTATTATAGCTACGAATTTCAAACATAATTACTACTATTAACCAAAATAAAACCACACCTAGATATATTAAATACTTCTTTATTGTTTTAGAAGTTTCTTCTTTATTCTTTATATTTGTTGATATTTGAGTTATGAAAGAATCTGTAATAGCTAATAATAATCCTATAAATGTAATCGCATGAATAATATAAAACTGATCGTTTAATAATGTCATCTCAATTTACCCACTTTCTATGACAATACTGCATAATAATATGATAGTTTTTTAATAGTAAGTATGATATTAATAATAAGAAATATAGAAATCATACACAAAGCACATATCATTATTACAGTGATAGTATTTTGAGAATTTTTTGAACTTTTTTGCATTAACATAACAACTCCTACAAGCACTACACCAACAATACTCATAATTACTATTTCATTTATTCTTATGTAATCCACTGCACTTTTATATGCATCTAAACGCTTCTGATTATCTATAGTTTCTAATATATAGCCTTTCGTATTATGCATAGGATGTCCTATCTTCCAATAAAAGTTGGTCTCTCCATTTTCTCTAACCACCTGTACAACATAACTAAATTCACATAAAAAAAATCCATTATTATTAGCTATTATTTTAGAAGATTTATGCTTTATTTGGTCTTGAGACAATTGATCTGATTGTTTAGATAGCTTTACTTCAATTTCAGATTCATTCCCATTAGTAAATCCTTGATAATTAATTATAAACAAAAAAATTATTATAGAGCTTAAAAAAATAGATATAAATTTGAATTTTAAATTACTGTGTTTAATCATATAAACCTTCCCATGTATATTATTATAAAATTTATTATATATATGTTTGATATTAGCATATAGTATTATTGAGATTTTGTCGTAATTTGTAGAAATATATTTATTTTTTTATTTTCTATAAAATGTTTAAAGATGAATATTAAATTATTTATTTATGTAAAAAAGCTAGTGCCTTATATTAATACACTAGATCTTATTTTACTTTACTATTACTACATGATTTTTTTACATTTATAGCTATTTTAAATTAGGGTTATTTTTAATTACTATTATAATTATCTTAAAGGTAAACTTAAGGATACATATAACAGTAATTCCATAAAAAAATAGCAAGTAGTTAAAGTGTTTTGCTCATTACTTGCCATTTTCATATTCTTATAATTCACATTAATTTAATACTATCTATAACTAATTGATGTACTGTCAACAATCCCTAACCCAGTATAAGGATATGTGGCAAAACTAATATTATCTGGCTTTACAATGAATGCTTGTTCTACAATCCCTGTTCTCATATTCCAATTATTGTATTTTTTCTCTACTGTATTGTATAACTGTAATGCAGAAAAATCAATATTAGTCAGATATGATCCATCTTTATTATTGTCTAATACTCCATGTTTTGGAATCAACGATACAAAACGATAAAACCCGCATACTGGTTTTCCATCTTTCTTTTGGAATACTCCACTTACATTAACTTCTTTATATACTTTCTTAATTACCTTTCCTGCTGCGTCTTTAAATTCAAAATATCCTGTTACTATATCTTGATTAGTTGGATGAAATCCTATATCAAAAGTTACACTATCAGCATTATTCACTCCTTCAGAATCTTCCCACCAATCTTTTTCAGCTCCAAGCTTAGGAACATAGTAATATCCTTTCCATCCAGATCCAGTATTTATAAGTCCAAAATCTAAAGTGCTTTCATTATGACCGTAGATTCCAAAAGATATATAAGCATTTCTTAGATTTTTATTGTCAAAATTTATTTTTTTTAAATTCACAGTTCCATGGGCTTGACTATATGTAGTACTATTTCCTGTATACATATAATAGTATGATCCTAAATTATTACGAACATTTGAATTCATAAATGGTCTACTACCTTTTAAAGCTTGATATGGAGCTGCACCCCAAGTATATAAAGGATGGTCATTTGGATATGATGTAGGCCTTCCATTTGCATATGGAGAAATTTTACTTGGATATGACTTAGGCCTTCCATCTGAACATTCATAGTTTTCATTTGCATATGAATAGCTTCCAATTTGCATTGTCATTATTATAGTAATTACGAAGCTTAATATTTTTCTCATATTTCTTACCCCTAATTATTATTTTTTTATCTAACAAATTGTACCATAATATCATTAAAAAATTTGTTTATTTTTGTCATAATAAAGGCTTTTAATGTTAATTTTTATGATTAACAAGGTATTTTTAAACCTAAATGAAAAAGTGTTGGATTTAACTTCTATGTAGAAACTTTAAATGGAAATATGTCCTTAATGTAAGTAATTAAAAATAAAAAAAGCAGTGAAGTATCCCTCCTATTTTTTTGTATTAATATATTTTTTGAATTGATATATTTTGAATAATTGTATATATATGGTACTATATGTTATATATAACAAATACTTATTATAAATTATTAATTTAACAGATAAAGGAGGATAAAATGAAAAAACTAAGAAAAAGAATAAGTTTAATTATATTAGCTTTTTTAGTTTTAACATTAGGGTTAACAGGATGTCAAACTGAAGAAGCTATTAATAAAAGAGAAAAAACATTAGTTATATCAACATTTGAATCTTTTGAAGATATGTACAGAAAAAATATTTTTCAACCATTTGAAGAAAAGCATAATATAAAAATTGTACTTGAACTTGGAACTAATTCCCAAAGATTTAAAAAATTAAAGAAAGATAGCAAAAAGAAAAAGCCTGATGTAGTATTTCTTACGGATTATTATGCTATGCAAGGTGTAGAAAAAGGATTATTTGAAAAAATAAATCGTAAAAATATACCCAATATGGATAAACTTTATGATGTATTTAAAGAACCTTTAGGCAAAGATTACGGCCCAGCGTATGCTATATCAAGTTATGGTTTGGCATATAATCCGGATAAAGTAAAAGAACCGATTACGTCTTGGAGTGACTTGTGGCGACCAGAATTAAGAGGTAAAATTGCACTAAGTGACATTACTGTTGGAGCAGGCCCATTTCTCTTAATGATTGCGGCAGAACAAGCGAATGTAGATATTAAACAAAATGAAGATAAAGCATTTGAAAAGTTAAAAGAAATAAGTGAACACGGAGTAAAATTTTATACTAAAAAATATGCTGAAATTATGAATGAATTTGGTTCGGGAGAAATTGAAGTTATGGATATTTATAACTATGATATAGAAATAGCAAGACAGCATGTTCCTAATGTCAAGTGGGTTCACCCAAAAGAAGGTTCTTATGCATTAATGGAAACAGTAAATATAGTAAAAGGCACAAAGAATAAGGAATTAGCAGAAGAATTTATAGATTGGCTATTAAGTGAGGAAGTTCAAAAAGCTCAAGCTATTGATAGGGTAGAATCGCCTGTCAATAAAGATGTAAAACTAACAGAAGAACAGGCAAAGTGGACTATCTATGGTGAAGAAACTATAAAAGGACTAAAAACAGTAGATTTAAAATATATTAATGAGTCAATGGATAGATGGACGAAGCGATGG comes from the Gottschalkia purinilytica genome and includes:
- the tadA gene encoding tRNA adenosine(34) deaminase TadA, translated to MKNMDDYYYMRLALDEARKAKEIGEVPVGAIIVKNGEVISRGYNMRETLKDPTAHAEIIAIKKASNILGGWRLIGCTLYVTIEPCPMCAGAIVNSRIERLVIGSKDLKMGGCGSVLNIVQNDKLNHRLDVTWNVLQNQCSDIIKDFFKDLRKK
- a CDS encoding FMN-dependent NADH-azoreductase, translated to MSKILYITSNPKSVEQSYSLTVGEAFLEEYKKLNPNDEIINLDLYKTYVPYIDEDVFNAWGKLSQGTDFNSLSEEEKKKVSGIDKLTDQFIDADKYVFVTPLWNFGFPPIMKAYIDTICIAKKTFKYTENGPVGLLHGRKALHIQASGSVFSEGDYSQFEHGNSHMKTILNFVGITDIETILVEGIAQMPDKAEEIKNNSILKAKEVASRF
- a CDS encoding pirin family protein; the encoded protein is MLNKIDSRNMGKSDLGWLKSTFHFSFAEYFNPDNIDFGVLRVINDDLIQPNTGFDTHPHKDMEIVTYIIDGELTHKDSMNNERTLSRGNVQYMSAGTGVYHSEHNLGSTPLRLLQIWVYPNEKNLTPNYGDYIFPWEDRENKWLHIISSKDGNAPVKINQDINFYVLELDSGKSIDFSIDKGRQAYLVQIEGNSTINNIDMNSKDAMEIIEEDIHIKSIETSHLLLIEMKKS
- a CDS encoding radical SAM/SPASM domain-containing protein codes for the protein MSSSQLLGLKLLDGQSTVHELIHKINVSIPDSLQESYIQLVKNIALNYPTEINEIEKASKVSTLYLVLTDKCNSKCLYCFRDINNSSDCLSKDDIKKVITSFKNISDDNPDIVYTGGEPCLFSDLMEIASYAKQIGIKNTLQTNGLLISQENISSYADLFDTVQMSLDSTNEEMNDWLRGKKGHYKAVSNAVDLLLKHNVKVRLAATVTKKNFYDILNINKEFPEVKFQFTPMLKIGKGKEVASMAFTPEEFIEHITNLPEKDNILLTDNIYKIGTKAQICGAGTSVLSISSDGNVYPCQMLHHDDFSCGNIKNDSLENIYNTSKIINEFRNLEVDGVYGCKDCDIRYICGGGCRANSFWMDNDILGKDYFCKYNEQVYFYNLMKMFKKVTIKN
- a CDS encoding ABC transporter substrate-binding protein, which gives rise to MKKLRKRISLIILAFLVLTLGLTGCQTEEAINKREKTLVISTFESFEDMYRKNIFQPFEEKHNIKIVLELGTNSQRFKKLKKDSKKKKPDVVFLTDYYAMQGVEKGLFEKINRKNIPNMDKLYDVFKEPLGKDYGPAYAISSYGLAYNPDKVKEPITSWSDLWRPELRGKIALSDITVGAGPFLLMIAAEQANVDIKQNEDKAFEKLKEISEHGVKFYTKKYAEIMNEFGSGEIEVMDIYNYDIEIARQHVPNVKWVHPKEGSYALMETVNIVKGTKNKELAEEFIDWLLSEEVQKAQAIDRVESPVNKDVKLTEEQAKWTIYGEETIKGLKTVDLKYINESMDRWTKRWNKEINPQKNN